In Sphaeramia orbicularis chromosome 7, fSphaOr1.1, whole genome shotgun sequence, one genomic interval encodes:
- the LOC115422691 gene encoding potassium voltage-gated channel subfamily A member 3, whose protein sequence is MRLHPRMDDHLSLLQSPPPSVTKTRGDNLVNHGYTETEADVMTVVACDNMLEESAALPGHHSLDRYEPDHECCERVVINISGLRFETQLKTLSQFPETLLGDPKKRMRYFDPLRNEYFFDRNRPSFDAILYYYQSGGRIRRPVNVPIDIFSEEIRFYELGEEAMEKFREDEGFIKEEERPLPENEFQRQVWLLFEYPESSGPARGIAIVSVLVILISIVIFCLETLPEFRDDNRDPITIAPVINGTLPYLVSPFSDPFFVVETLCIIWFSFELLVRFFACPSKATFSKNIMNIIDIVAIIPYFITLGTELAERQGNGQQAMSLAILRVIRLVRVFRIFKLSRHSKGLQILGQTLKASMRELGLLIFFLFIGVILFSSAVYFAEADDPDSGFNSIPDAFWWAVVTMTTVGYGDMHPVTIGGKIVGSLCAIAGVLTIALPVPVIVSNFNYFYHRETEGEEQAQYLHVGSCQPLADTEELRKTRSSSSLSKSEYMVIEEHGINSAFKQQPNFPTTAQNNSQNCVNINKKIFTDV, encoded by the coding sequence ATGCGTCTTCATCCGCGCATGGATGACCACCTCAGCCTCCTGCAATCACCCCCACCGAGCGTAACCAAAACCCGGGGCGACAACCTGGTGAACCACGGATACACTGAGACAGAGGCCGACGTGATGACGGTTGTGGCGTGTGACAACATGCTGGAAGAGTCGGCGGCTCTCCCGGGCCACCACTCTCTGGACCGTTACGAACCGGATCACGAATGCTGCGAGAGGGTGGTCATCAATATCTCAGGGTTACGCTTTGAGACCCAACTCAAGACCCTCTCTCAATTTCCAGAGACGCTTCTAGGAGACCCCAAGAAGAGGATGAGATACTTTGATCCTCTCAGGAACGAGTACTTTTTCGATCGGAACCGGCCCAGTTTTGATGCCATTCTCTACTACTACCAGTCTGGGGGGCGCATCAGAAGACCTGTTAACGTGCCCATTGATATTTTTTCTGAGGAGATCCGGTTCTATGAGCTGGGTGAGGAGGCTATGGAGAAGTTCAGGGAGGATGAGGGCTTCATAAAGGAGGAGGAGCGCCCGTTACCAGAGAATGAATTTCAAAGACAGGTGTGGCTGCTTTTTGAGTACCCGGAGAGCTCGGGTCCGGCTCGGGGTATAGCGATAGTGTCAGTCCTGGTCATTCTCATCTCCATTGTCATCTTCTGCTTGGAGACATTGCCGGAGTTCAGGGACGACAACAGGGATCCGATCACCATTGCGCCTGTGATCAACGGCACACTCCCATATCTCGTCAGCCCTTTCTCAGACCCGTTCTTTGTGGTGGAGACGTTGTGTATCATCTGGTTCTCATTTGAGCTGCTGGTGCGCTTCTTTGCATGCCCGAGTAAAGCCACGTTCTCTAAAAACATTATGAACATTATTGACATCGTGGCCATCATTCCATACTTCATCACCTTGGGGACAGAGCTGGCAGAGAGACAAGGAAACGGACAGCAGGCCATGTCTTTAGCCATTCTGCGCGTAATTCGGCTCGTCCGAGTGTTTCGCATCTTTAAACTCTCGCGTCATTCCAAGGGGCTTCAGATCTTAGGACAGACTCTAAAGGCCAGTATGCGTGAGCTGGGTTTGCTTATCTTCTTCCTGTTTATCGGTGTCATCCTCTTTTCCAGTGCTGTCTACTTTGCTGAAGCAGACGACCCAGATTCGGGTTTTAACAGCATCCCGGACGCGTTCTGGTGGGCTGTTGTCACTATGACCACAGTGGGTTATGGGGACATGCACCCTGTGACAATCGGGGGTAAAATTGTCGGGTCTTTGTGCGCCATAGCTGGTGTCCTGACCATTGCCCTGCCCGTACCCGTCATCGTTTCCAATTTCAACTATTTCTACCACAGGGAGACTGAGGGTGAGGAACAGGCACAATACCTACACGTGGGCAGCTGTCAGCCCCTCGCAGACACAGAGGAGCTGAGGAAGACGCGCTCCTCTTCCTCACTCAGTAAGAGCGAGTATATGGTTATAGAGGAGCACGGGATAAACAGCGCGTTCAAACAACAGCCCAACTTCCCCACCACCGCGCAAAACAACTCGCagaattgtgtgaatataaacaaaaagatcttcaccgACGTGTAG